Proteins encoded in a region of the Ptychodera flava strain L36383 chromosome 4, AS_Pfla_20210202, whole genome shotgun sequence genome:
- the LOC139132159 gene encoding uncharacterized protein, with product MTRGLNTNCSGFLGPSMAPYMFLLLTCTILLFPIPALADTRSSKVKREDDRCDPGYYFEVAPQQCVPCSCCCEDQIADGDQFIEKCMRDLPPYQYCRVRTCKNCPNLSTLTPSTPSSLPILSTIVPSVSSNNTIDGKIIGGAVAAVAAVIIISVIVYCCCKKRQSPQSPAEPTGEPLTDVTVTTVNADPSQTTAHRVNTPSETARNGQAVRCANCNGSSGNVESARNVNAINRNDGNNVPEDGSSSAESVHASSSGASMNRTDNEGNIPTSPGDEAASGNENWPTGNDETEMTTEGNDRVSRTESGHSMEEVSSTALGIPCGSESCQSGFENSGEDDYSADDDSDPDNDRQCLLPESTCLSNKDLYKKCKFSLSTMMENWELMTKLSQLLDPPTGGVHAVECIGHAFGLKDSELKYLKHHCNVNEPFTYMVFDKIKTQTPKMKCSQIVECLQNKAKRNDAVLVIKEYHQSCEACQWYYERI from the exons ATGACAAGAGGTTTGAATACCAATTGTAGTGGATTTCTTGGACCATCGATGGCACCATACATGTTTCTACTTCTTACCTGTACCATTCTACTATTCCCAATA CCTGCACTGGCAGATACAAGATCTTCAAAGGTGAAAAGAGAAGATGACCGTTGTGATCCTGG GTACTACTTTGAGGTAGCGCCCCAACAATGCGTGCCATGCAGTTGTTGTTGTGAAGATCAGATAGCTGATGGAGACCAATTCATTGAAAAATGTATGCGTGATCTCCCACCCTATCAGTACTGCAGAGTGCGTACTTGTAAGAACTGTCCGAATCTTTCAACTCTTACACCAAGCACACCCAGCTCACTTCCAATTCTATCCACCATCGTACCAAGCGTTTCCAGTAATAACACCA TTGACGGCAAAATAATAGGAGGCGCTGTGGCTGCAGTAGCTGCAGTAATAATCATATCAGTCATAGTGTATTGCTGCTGCAAGAAAAGGCAGAGTCCACAAAGTCCAGCAGAGCCAACTG GGGAACCTTTGACTGATGTCACAGTCACCACGGTAAATGCAGACCCATCGCAAACTACAGCTCACAGAGTAAACACACCGAGTGAAACTGCAAGAAATGGTCAAGCTGTGAGATGTGCCAACTGCAATGGCAGCTCGG GTAATGTAGAATCCGCTCGCAATGTGAATGCCATCAACAGAAATGACGGCAATAATGTGCCGGAAGACGGCTCATCATCAGCAGAATCTGTACATGCCTCATCCAGTGGAGCTTCCATGAACAGAACGGACAATGAAGGAAATATCCCAACATCTCCTGGAGATGAAGCAGCATCTGGGAATGAAAACTGGCCAACGGGGAATGATGAGACAGAGATGACCACAGAAGGGAATGACAGAGTTTCTAGAACAGAATCGGGACATAGCATGGAGGAAGTCAGCAGCACTGCATTAGGTATTCCCTGTGGAAGTGAGTCTTGCCAGTCAGGTTTTGAAAATTCCGGTGAAGATGATTATAGTGCTGATGATGATAGTGATCCTGACAATGATCGACAGTGCCTTCTGCCAGAAAGCACATGTCTATCTAACAaag ATCTCTACAAGAAGTGTAAGTTTTCGCTTTCTACAATGATGGAAAATTGGGAACTGATGACCAAACTGTCTCAGCTACTGGACCCACCTACAGGTGGAGTGCACGCGGTGGAATGCATCGGACATGCCTTTGGATTGAAGGACTCAGAACTGAAGTATCTGAAACATCACTGCAATGTCAACGAACCATTTACGTACATGGTGTTTGATAAAATCAAGACACAGACGCCAAAAATGAAGTGTTCACAGATTGTGGAATGCCTGCAGAACAAGGCGAAAAGAAATGATGCAGTCCTTGTAATCAAGGAATATCACCAGTCTTGTGAAGCGTGCCAGTGGTATTATGAACGGATCTAG